The DNA window TTGTTCCTTCTTCTCCTCCCACTCGAACAAAAACCTCACTTTTCCCCTTCTTCAGTGTGTCCTACAAGACGGGAAATTTGAAGACGCAGCTACTTCATGGTGGTCAAGAATCAGAACTAGAATCTGCAATGAAGAAAAGAATTATGAGTTTACTCAAAATATCTGAAAATGAGTATTGTATGGTTTTCACTGCAAATAGAACATCAGCTTTCAAACTCGTAGCAGAATCTTACCCTTTCCGCTCTAGTCAGAAGCTTCTGACGGTTTATGACTATGAGAGTGAAGCAGTGGAAACAATGATTAGTTGTTCTGAGAAGAAAGGAGCCCAGGTGATGTCAGCAGAGTTCTCATGGCCGAGGCTGAGGATTCACTCAGCAAAGCTGAAGGAGATGATTAtgaggaaaagaaaaaagaggaagaaaaggGGACTGTTTGTTTTCCCACTCCACTCAAGAGTGACAGGAGCCAGGTATCCTTATTTATGGATGAATATAGCTCGGGAGAATAACTGGCATATTTTGATCGATGCTTGTGCATTAGGGCCAAAGGACATGGACAGCTTCGGCCTCTCCCTCATCCGTCCAGACTTCCTCATTTGCTCCTTCTACAAGATTTTTGGGGAAAACCCGTCCGGATTTGGATGTCTCTTTGTCAAGAAATCTACCGTCCCACTCTTGGAGGATTCCATCAGTGCTGGAATGGTAAGTCTCATTCCAGCAAAGAAGCTGTTTTGGTTCCTAGATGAAACTTTTGGCACTGAAACAGAAATTGAACAGACATCTAAGTTTGAAATAGAAGAGGAAGAACTAGATACCTCAAACTCCTTTTCAGGTCCAATATCAATCTCGAATATGCAGTCTGGAAAACTGGAACATGGAGAAACCTCTGAGCACCAAAGTGGAGTAACAACTTCAAAAGTGATCACAGAGGTAACTTCCGAGCTTGAAATCGCAACAACTGCAGAACAAGAAGTGATGGAAACTTCAGCCTCTGAATGTCAAACAGCAGCGGAAGAGAAAGAAGCAGAAAGTAATAGATTAAGAAATCCTGCTAAGGCAATCCAACAAATAACCAGAAGAAATGGGATCATGGAAATTGAATGCAGAGGGTTGGATCAGGTTGATTTATTGGGACTGACACAAATCAGTAAAAGAGCAAGGTGCCTAATTAATTGGCTAGTGAATGCTTTGATGAAGCTGAAGCATCCAAACACTGAAGAAATCCCTGTGATCAGAATATATGGGCCAAAGGTAAAATTTGACCGTGGGGCTGCATTGGCATTCAATGTGTTTGATTGGAAAGGAGAAAAAGTTGAGGCTGCTCTTGTACAAAAACTAGCTGATCGAAGCAATATTTCTCTAAGCTACAGTATCCTAAATCATATCTCATTCTCAGATAAGTATGAAAAAGTTGTACCATCAGGTGTTGTAAACAGGAAAGGAAAAGACAATCTGGGAATAACAGTTGTTACGGTTGCACTGGGGTTCCTGGCCAACTTTGAGGATACTTACAGGCTCTGGGCTTTCATTGCTCAGTTCCTAGATGCGGACTTTGTGGAGAAGGCCAAGTGGAGATATACAGCTCTAAATCAGAAAACAGTTGAAGTCTAAACACAGCATTATTTGTTGGATTATGAAGTTTGCCATACAAAACAAAATGGAAACATAGGTAAGCCCCATGAACTTTTTGTGTCATTCGAAGTAGCAAACCATTGCACAATCATTTTAGCAGAGCAGCTTTACACTAGTGCATGTTTTAATCTAGTATACTAAGGAATGCAAAGATACTTCCTCGCCAAATGCTCGCATTGACACATTTTCAGTTACTAGAATACAATCGCTGCGTGTTCCTCTTAGTTCACATGACTCTTAGAATTCATACAATGAGAAGATGCACTTTTTTGTCCTATTACTCATCCTCTTTGTTCAAgaatgtttttaataatattacgaTGCTTtggcaaataaaaataataatattacgatGCTGATGTTGTTTTGTGATTTTATCACCCACCCTTTAGTTTTAATTAGGTCTAATGCCTTAAAATTTCCCGACCTTTTAACCATTTTTCAATCCTatcctatttcgtattttatcgttttaattggACCTTAATTTTTCaacttttgtcaaattttttaatgaaattattaaattaactaagtccaaagattaaattaaattcatttcattcaaaaaagtataaataagtcctttattttt is part of the Mercurialis annua linkage group LG3, ddMerAnnu1.2, whole genome shotgun sequence genome and encodes:
- the LOC126671084 gene encoding uncharacterized protein LOC126671084, with the protein product MHPPCLKEASHVCLHSCCPSPMLGFPEPQRTRSTAATCRHNFAATATSSILPNAQFTNPESLPSLQESFTLFSKAYPEYADSYQVDRIRAQEYQHLSLSHHTCLDYIGIGLFSYAQLQNHDCRKQIVPSSPPTRTKTSLFPFFSVSYKTGNLKTQLLHGGQESELESAMKKRIMSLLKISENEYCMVFTANRTSAFKLVAESYPFRSSQKLLTVYDYESEAVETMISCSEKKGAQVMSAEFSWPRLRIHSAKLKEMIMRKRKKRKKRGLFVFPLHSRVTGARYPYLWMNIARENNWHILIDACALGPKDMDSFGLSLIRPDFLICSFYKIFGENPSGFGCLFVKKSTVPLLEDSISAGMVSLIPAKKLFWFLDETFGTETEIEQTSKFEIEEEELDTSNSFSGPISISNMQSGKLEHGETSEHQSGVTTSKVITEVTSELEIATTAEQEVMETSASECQTAAEEKEAESNRLRNPAKAIQQITRRNGIMEIECRGLDQVDLLGLTQISKRARCLINWLVNALMKLKHPNTEEIPVIRIYGPKVKFDRGAALAFNVFDWKGEKVEAALVQKLADRSNISLSYSILNHISFSDKYEKVVPSGVVNRKGKDNLGITVVTVALGFLANFEDTYRLWAFIAQFLDADFVEKAKWRYTALNQKTVEV